One Brassica oleracea var. oleracea cultivar TO1000 chromosome C7, BOL, whole genome shotgun sequence genomic window carries:
- the LOC106303040 gene encoding uncharacterized protein LOC106303040, with protein MATTTRMFCFVLVMVLMGCCCSAKIYKVGDSKGWRAKHGSYHEWAKRKEFQVGDSLMFEYDGNVNDVTQVSSRLEYQFCNSLSPKAVYNTGHDVVTLTEPGYHFFITSNHSQCVAGQKLVVFVVHDHPMIPPPPPPRKILSFGKDYKVGDSNEWRVPEESDFYSKWSEEKQFHVGDNLLFYYNDQVDDVLEINSDLEFKSCDTISPVAVHNAGQDLIRLTKPGIRYFITSKIGHCEAGLKLRVVVRPLSKSVPKKMQLSPFDRFIKWLRDSFTPHPHH; from the coding sequence ATGGCGACAACAACAAGAATGTTTTGTTTCGTGCTCGTGATGGTTCTAATGGGATGTTGTTGCTCGGCAAAAATCTACAAAGTGGGAGACTCGAAGGGATGGAGAGCGAAGCACGGTAGCTATCATGAATGGGCTAAGCGTAAGGAATTCCAAGTGGGGGATTCTCTGATGTTCGAATATGATGGCAACGTCAACGACGTCACTCAAGTTTCCAGTCGTTTGGAATACCAATTCTGCAACTCCCTTTCTCCTAAAGCTGTCTACAACACAGGGCACGATGTCGTGACTCTCACGGAACCAGGTTATCACTTCTTCATCACCTCAAATCATTCTCAATGCGTAGCCGGACAGAAACTCGTCGTTTTTGTCGTCCATGACCATCCTATGATTCCTCCTCCACCACCACCGAGAAAGATCCTTTCCTTCGGAAAAGATTACAAGGTCGGTGACTCCAACGAATGGAGGGTTCCTGAAGAGAGTGACTTCTATTCCAAGTGGAGTGAGGAGAAACAGTTTCATGTGGGAGACAATCTTCTTTTCTACTACAACGACCAAGTCGATGACGTCCTAGAAATCAACAGTGATCTTGAGTTCAAATCTTGCGACACTATTTCTCCTGTTGCCGTGCACAATGCTGGACAAGATCTCATAAGGCTAACGAAACCAGGAATCCGCTATTTTATTACCTCAAAGATTGGTCATTGTGAGGCTGGGCTTAAGCTTCGAGTTGTGGTGCGACCACTATCCAAAAGTGTTCCGAAGAAGATGCAGTTGTCACCTTTCGACCGCTTCATCAAGTGGCTACGCGATTCCTTCACACCCCACCCCCATCACTAA
- the LOC106303041 gene encoding uncharacterized protein LOC106303041, producing the protein MVAEIINIGGEDQPVGGDQTSQGTEVGMWKCQVDASWIEDQGDTGLGFVLLDDERTILFGFKGNISSASPLHAEAEGIIWAMQEILKSGGREIQILSDSLALELDEIKALSSDFSSFSISAIPRSQNARADRLAKGGRLRKLNPSVSAFAPIWLAPEASLTAAE; encoded by the exons ATGGTAGCAGAGATTATCAACATTGGGGGAGAGGATCAGCCTGTAGGTGGCGATCAGACGAGCCAGGGAACTGAAGTAGGGATGTGGAAATGCCAGGTTGACGCATCTTGGATCGAAGATCAGGGCGATACAGGACTCGGGTTTGTGCTCCTCGACGATGAAAGAACCATCCTGTTCGGGTTCAAGGGTAATATCAGCTCGGCTTCACCTCTCCATGCGGAAGCGGAAGGCATAATCTGGGCGATGCAGGAGATACTTAAAAGCGGGGGAAGAGAGATTCAAATTCTGTCGGATT CCTTAGCGCTGGAGCTAGACGAGATTAAAGCTTTATCCTCTGATTTCTCAAGCTTCTCTATATCTGCTATCCCAAGATCACAAAATGCACGTGCGGATAGACTCGCCAAAGGTGGCCGACTACGCAAACTCAACCCCTCAGTTAGTGCCTTTGCGCCCATATGGCTAGCCCCTGAAGCTAGTCTAACGGCTGCAGAGTAG